The following are from one region of the Elusimicrobiota bacterium genome:
- a CDS encoding putative addiction module antidote protein, translating into MRPAKNYRDSLRKALRDPSEAAEYINAAIGENDLDTFLLALRDVAEAQGMAAISRRAKLNRVSLYKMLSHRGNPHLQSVLHLLQAAGLRLSVGVRPGAR; encoded by the coding sequence ATGCGGCCCGCGAAAAATTATCGTGACAGCCTGCGCAAAGCGCTCAGAGATCCCTCCGAAGCCGCCGAGTACATCAACGCGGCGATCGGAGAGAACGATCTGGATACTTTTCTGCTGGCGCTGCGCGACGTCGCGGAGGCGCAGGGCATGGCCGCGATCTCCCGGCGGGCCAAGCTCAACCGCGTGAGCTTGTACAAGATGCTGTCCCATCGGGGCAATCCGCATCTGCAAAGCGTGCTCCACCTTCTCCAGGCGGCCGGGTTGAGGCTGTCCGTCGGAGTCCGGCCGGGCGCGCGTTGA
- a CDS encoding HNH endonuclease, with the protein MNDPEQLDFLVRTAAFEFLTQQKQLFGEVVPRRVLEKGFVFAERRVPLVGPQGIFKPAILPEIPISITTVPVVEGSPRPYNDEVSLDGLLLYRYRGQDPQHPENRGLRKAMEQKIPLVYLYGVVPGQYMPVWPIYIVGDNPRALTFTVAMDDAKLPAMHSQVVDDPINARRLYITVTTRQRLHQRSFRERVLKAYHEQCAICRLRHEQLLEAAHILPDNHPQGEPTTSNGIALCKIHHAAYDCHILGIRPDLVVELRTDILKEIDGPMLKYGLQEFHGTSLSIPRKTELRPNPKFLEERYAIFRAA; encoded by the coding sequence TTGAATGACCCCGAACAACTGGACTTCCTTGTCCGCACGGCCGCCTTTGAATTCCTGACCCAGCAGAAGCAACTATTCGGCGAGGTCGTTCCTCGCAGGGTGCTGGAAAAAGGCTTCGTCTTCGCGGAGCGGCGCGTGCCCCTTGTAGGTCCGCAGGGAATCTTTAAACCTGCTATTCTGCCCGAGATCCCGATCAGCATCACGACCGTTCCTGTCGTCGAGGGCTCCCCCCGGCCGTATAACGACGAAGTGAGCTTAGATGGCCTCCTGCTCTATCGCTATCGCGGTCAAGACCCCCAACACCCGGAAAATCGCGGGTTGCGCAAGGCCATGGAGCAGAAGATCCCGCTCGTTTATCTCTACGGGGTCGTGCCCGGTCAGTATATGCCGGTCTGGCCTATCTATATTGTCGGCGATAATCCTCGGGCGTTGACCTTCACCGTCGCAATGGACGATGCAAAGTTGCCTGCCATGCACTCTCAGGTGGTCGATGATCCGATCAACGCTCGTCGTCTGTACATCACTGTTACGACCCGCCAGCGCCTACATCAGCGAAGTTTCCGCGAGCGAGTGCTGAAGGCTTACCACGAGCAATGCGCAATCTGCCGTCTTCGCCATGAGCAGCTTCTCGAGGCGGCGCACATCCTGCCCGACAATCATCCGCAAGGCGAGCCCACCACCTCTAACGGTATCGCTCTCTGCAAGATCCATCACGCGGCATACGACTGCCACATCTTGGGCATTCGTCCCGATCTGGTGGTGGAACTGCGTACGGACATACTGAAGGAGATCGACGGCCCGATGCTCAAGTACGGGCTGCAGGAGTTCCACGGCACGAGCCTCAGTATTCCGCGGAAAACGGAGTTGCGGCCCAATCCGAAGTTCCTCGAAGAGCGCTACGCGATATTTAGGGCGGCTTAG
- a CDS encoding type II toxin-antitoxin system RelE/ParE family toxin translates to MHVTPKEAYLYRFPSGRCPFEEWLESMRDRTGRAKIRARIARVRAGNLGRCEPVGGGVFELKIDFGPGYRVYFGEEGAEIVILLCGGDKSTQTKDIKAARDYWADYRRRHHAAREKLS, encoded by the coding sequence ATGCACGTCACCCCGAAAGAGGCGTATCTCTATCGTTTCCCGTCCGGGCGCTGCCCGTTCGAAGAGTGGCTGGAGTCGATGCGGGATCGCACGGGCCGCGCGAAGATCCGAGCGCGGATCGCCCGGGTTCGCGCGGGGAATTTGGGGAGATGCGAGCCGGTGGGCGGAGGCGTCTTCGAACTGAAGATCGATTTCGGGCCCGGTTATCGCGTGTATTTCGGCGAGGAGGGAGCGGAGATCGTCATTCTGCTCTGCGGCGGCGACAAAAGCACTCAGACGAAGGACATCAAAGCGGCCCGCGACTATTGGGCCGATTACCGGAGGCGTCACCATGCGGCCCGCGAAAAATTATCGTGA